Proteins encoded in a region of the Moritella marina ATCC 15381 genome:
- a CDS encoding YacL family protein, protein MDFEFRKDTLTDTYRVIISMEQTALGSWIQGTLGTDKATIALIQAEIDLLKARKKQEYRLVGDEMTLTMTQEDVCACMNSELIDSGEELDDDMNFYDAETVAVCGLEDFEIILQAWLAFFSQR, encoded by the coding sequence GTGGATTTTGAATTTAGAAAAGATACCCTAACAGATACTTACCGCGTAATAATCTCAATGGAACAGACGGCTCTGGGTAGTTGGATCCAAGGCACTTTAGGCACGGATAAAGCCACAATTGCGTTGATTCAAGCTGAAATAGATTTATTAAAAGCACGTAAAAAACAAGAGTATCGTTTAGTCGGTGATGAGATGACATTAACCATGACGCAAGAAGATGTCTGTGCTTGTATGAATTCGGAGTTAATTGATTCTGGTGAAGAGCTAGATGACGATATGAATTTTTATGATGCAGAAACTGTGGCAGTCTGTGGCTTGGAAGATTTTGAAATCATACTCCAAGCCTGGTTAGCATTTTTTAGTCAGCGCTAA
- a CDS encoding trimeric intracellular cation channel family protein, with translation MLTYIYLIAITAEAMSGALMAGRRNMDIFGVAVIAFVTALGGGTVRDVLLGNFPISWTQHPHYVYITICAGLFTILIAKHMNHLRRLFLVLDALGLIAFTIIGCNVAMKLGYHPTVIIMAGMITGICGGVLRDLLCNRTPVVFSKEIYAGISLLVAVLYLGLETLGIDHDITLIVAFSVGVTLRLCAIYWKWSLPTFSYTSEEWD, from the coding sequence ATGCTCACTTATATCTATTTAATTGCCATCACTGCCGAAGCTATGTCAGGCGCATTAATGGCGGGTCGTCGTAATATGGACATCTTTGGTGTGGCCGTTATTGCCTTTGTCACTGCACTTGGTGGCGGTACGGTACGTGATGTGTTATTAGGTAACTTTCCAATCTCTTGGACCCAGCATCCTCACTATGTGTATATCACGATATGTGCAGGTTTGTTTACCATTCTGATTGCCAAACACATGAATCATTTACGTCGTTTGTTCTTAGTACTCGACGCACTAGGCCTGATTGCCTTTACTATTATTGGCTGTAATGTAGCGATGAAACTCGGCTATCACCCAACAGTGATCATTATGGCTGGTATGATCACGGGGATATGTGGCGGCGTATTACGAGATTTACTCTGTAATCGAACGCCAGTGGTCTTTAGCAAAGAAATTTATGCGGGTATTTCGTTATTAGTGGCGGTACTTTATCTGGGTTTAGAAACATTAGGCATTGACCACGACATCACCCTTATTGTGGCCTTCAGTGTTGGTGTTACTTTGCGTTTATGCGCTATTTATTGGAAATGGTCACTGCCAACATTTAGTTATACATCAGAAGAGTGGGATTAG
- the metA gene encoding homoserine O-acetyltransferase MetA, with amino-acid sequence MPIRIKDGLPAAEILGNENIFVMLESRATKQEIRPLQVVVLNLMPKKIETENQILRLLSNTPLQVNVELLRIDYRASKNTPQEHIDEFYHDFERIRHNNYDGLIITGAPLGLVGHEDVAYWPQIEEIIHWSKTHVVSTLFLCWAAQAALKVLHGIDKKVHEQKFSGVYPQQTFHRHNPLVRGFDDVFPVPMSRYANFSKDMFAGTDLNILAANDETGVYLAASADFRQVFVTGHPEYSADTLHQEYMRDVADGVEAEVPANYYKDDNAENDPLVTWRSHGNLLYSNWLNYYVYQQTPYDLNDL; translated from the coding sequence ATGCCAATTAGAATTAAAGACGGACTACCAGCGGCTGAAATATTAGGTAACGAGAATATTTTTGTGATGCTAGAGTCACGTGCAACCAAGCAAGAAATTAGACCGCTGCAGGTTGTTGTTCTTAACCTTATGCCGAAGAAAATTGAGACTGAAAACCAAATTTTACGGTTATTATCGAATACGCCACTGCAAGTAAATGTAGAGCTATTACGTATTGATTACCGTGCCTCTAAGAATACCCCACAAGAACACATTGATGAGTTTTATCACGATTTCGAACGTATTCGCCATAACAATTACGATGGTTTAATTATTACTGGTGCCCCGTTAGGCTTAGTCGGCCATGAAGATGTGGCGTATTGGCCACAAATTGAAGAGATCATTCATTGGTCTAAAACCCACGTTGTATCAACCTTATTCTTATGTTGGGCAGCACAAGCGGCATTAAAAGTACTGCACGGTATCGATAAAAAAGTGCATGAACAGAAATTTTCTGGTGTCTATCCACAACAAACATTCCACCGTCATAATCCGTTAGTACGTGGTTTTGATGACGTATTCCCTGTGCCTATGTCGCGCTATGCTAATTTTTCGAAAGACATGTTTGCAGGCACCGATCTTAATATTTTAGCGGCCAATGATGAAACCGGCGTGTATTTAGCGGCTTCAGCAGATTTTCGTCAGGTATTTGTAACAGGTCACCCTGAATACAGTGCTGATACCTTACATCAGGAATATATGCGTGATGTTGCTGATGGTGTTGAAGCCGAAGTACCCGCGAATTATTACAAAGATGATAATGCTGAAAATGACCCTCTTGTTACTTGGCGCAGTCATGGTAATCTGCTTTATAGCAATTGGTTAAACTATTATGTTTATCAACAAACGCCATATGACTTAAACGATCTATAA
- the metH gene encoding methionine synthase, producing the protein MATIKNQQQLEQQLKKRIMLIDGGMGTMIQDYKLEEADYRGERFANWHSDVKGNNDLLVLSKPQLIADIHKEYLDAGADILETNTFNATTIAMADYDMESLSAEINREAARIAREAADAKTAENPDRPRFVAGVLGPTNRTCSISPDVNDPAFRNTSFDLMVEAYIESTKALIEGGSDFILIETIFDTLNAKAAVFAVKTVYEELGYELPIMISGTITDASGRTLTGQTTEAFYNSLRHAEPITFGLNCALGPDELRQYVGELSRISETYVTAHPNAGLPNAFGEYDLSPEDMAEHIKEWAESGYLNMVGGCCGTTPEHIKAMADAVEGIAPRVLPEIDIACRLSGLEPLTISKESLFVNVGERTNVTGSARFKRLIKEENYDEALHVAQQQVESGAQIIDINMDEGMLDSLHCMQRFLNLVASEPEISKVPIMIDSSKWEILEAGLKCVQGKAIVNSISLKEGEENFRRQATLIRRYGAAMIVMAFDEKGQADTQERKFQICKRSYDILVHELNYPPEDIIFDPNIFAVATGIEEHNNYAVDFIEAVKDIKRELPHAMISGGVSNVSFSFRGNNPLREAIHAVFLYYCIREGMDMGIVNAGQLAIYDDLPKELLDAVEDVILNRTAEGTEALLDIADKYRDSGVEVEAETQEWRTFEVNKRLEHALVKGITEFIEEDTEEARQQATLPLEVIEGPLMDGMNTVGDLFGAGKMFLPQVVKSARVMKRAVAYLNPYIEASKQKGSSNGKVLLATVKGDVHDIGKNIVGVVLQCNNYEIVDMGVMVSCDDILKKAVEENCDIIGLSGLITPSLDEMVHVAKECKRKGFKLPILIGGATTSKAHTAVKIEQNYDEPVIYVSNASRAVGVVSALLSETKKPELVARMAKEYEVAREQHARKRPRSAPVTLDVARANKAPIDWVNYTPPVPKTLGVQKYINYSIAELRKYIDWTPFFMTWTLAGKYPRILTDEVVGEQAQSLFNDANAMLDRLQESNEVGVNGVIGLFPANTVNSDTIEVYTDETRTQVFKRLEHLRQQTKKKPGQYNNCLADFVAPKESGKFDYVGAFAVTGGIGEDDMANYFKGIEDDYNAILVQSVCDRLAEAMAERLHELVRKEEWGFTPTEEWNNDDLIREKYQGIRPAPGYAACPEHTEKGTIWELLNPESIGMKLTSSYAMWPGAAVSGWIFSHPESRYFAVASIQEDQVKDYAERKNMTLEEAERWLGPNLGYAPD; encoded by the coding sequence GTGGCTACTATAAAAAACCAACAGCAACTAGAACAGCAATTAAAAAAACGTATCATGCTTATCGATGGCGGCATGGGTACGATGATCCAGGACTATAAATTAGAAGAAGCTGATTACCGTGGCGAACGCTTTGCTAACTGGCATAGTGACGTTAAAGGTAACAATGATTTATTGGTATTAAGTAAGCCGCAGCTCATTGCCGATATTCATAAAGAATACCTCGACGCCGGCGCCGATATTCTAGAAACCAATACCTTCAACGCGACGACGATTGCGATGGCCGATTATGATATGGAATCATTATCGGCAGAGATCAACCGCGAAGCGGCACGTATTGCCCGTGAAGCGGCCGATGCAAAAACCGCTGAAAACCCTGACCGTCCACGCTTTGTTGCCGGTGTATTAGGGCCAACAAACCGTACTTGTTCTATTTCTCCTGATGTCAATGATCCTGCATTCCGTAATACCTCATTCGATCTGATGGTTGAAGCGTATATCGAATCAACTAAAGCGTTAATTGAAGGTGGCTCTGACTTTATTCTGATCGAAACGATCTTTGATACCTTGAACGCGAAAGCGGCCGTATTTGCGGTGAAAACGGTATACGAAGAACTCGGTTACGAATTACCTATCATGATCTCAGGCACGATCACCGATGCATCGGGTCGTACATTAACAGGTCAAACGACAGAAGCATTCTACAATTCATTACGCCATGCAGAACCGATCACCTTTGGTCTTAACTGCGCATTAGGACCGGATGAATTACGTCAATATGTCGGCGAGCTATCGCGCATCTCTGAAACCTATGTGACAGCGCATCCTAATGCTGGTTTACCAAATGCCTTTGGTGAATATGATCTTAGCCCTGAAGACATGGCAGAGCATATTAAGGAGTGGGCTGAATCTGGTTACTTAAATATGGTTGGTGGCTGTTGTGGTACGACGCCAGAGCACATTAAAGCCATGGCGGATGCTGTTGAAGGTATCGCGCCGCGGGTATTACCTGAAATTGACATTGCGTGTCGCTTAAGTGGTCTTGAGCCATTAACAATTTCTAAAGAAAGCCTGTTCGTTAACGTCGGTGAACGTACTAACGTTACTGGTTCTGCACGTTTTAAACGTCTTATCAAAGAAGAAAACTACGACGAAGCCCTGCATGTTGCGCAGCAGCAAGTCGAGTCTGGCGCACAAATCATCGATATCAATATGGATGAGGGCATGTTGGATTCATTGCATTGTATGCAGCGTTTCTTAAACTTAGTCGCTTCTGAACCTGAAATATCGAAAGTGCCGATCATGATCGATTCTTCAAAATGGGAAATTCTAGAAGCGGGCCTGAAATGCGTTCAGGGTAAAGCCATTGTTAACTCAATTTCGTTGAAAGAAGGTGAAGAAAACTTCCGCCGCCAAGCGACGTTAATTCGTCGTTACGGTGCTGCCATGATCGTGATGGCGTTTGATGAAAAAGGCCAGGCAGATACCCAAGAACGTAAATTCCAAATTTGTAAGCGTTCTTACGATATCTTGGTGCACGAATTAAATTACCCGCCAGAAGACATTATCTTCGATCCAAATATTTTTGCTGTGGCAACCGGTATTGAAGAACATAATAACTATGCGGTTGATTTCATCGAAGCGGTGAAAGACATTAAACGTGAACTGCCGCATGCGATGATCTCGGGGGGGGTATCTAACGTTTCGTTCTCGTTCCGTGGTAACAATCCATTACGTGAAGCGATCCATGCGGTGTTCTTGTATTACTGTATCCGTGAGGGCATGGATATGGGTATTGTTAATGCTGGGCAGCTGGCGATTTACGATGACCTACCAAAAGAATTATTAGATGCAGTAGAAGACGTTATTCTAAATCGTACGGCTGAAGGCACGGAAGCGTTGTTAGACATTGCAGATAAATACCGTGATTCTGGTGTGGAAGTGGAAGCCGAAACACAAGAATGGCGTACTTTTGAAGTTAACAAGCGTTTAGAGCATGCGTTAGTTAAGGGGATTACAGAATTTATTGAAGAAGATACAGAAGAAGCTCGTCAACAAGCAACACTGCCGTTAGAAGTGATAGAAGGGCCGTTAATGGACGGCATGAACACGGTTGGTGACTTATTCGGCGCGGGTAAAATGTTCTTACCGCAAGTCGTTAAATCTGCTCGGGTAATGAAGCGTGCCGTTGCTTATCTAAACCCGTATATTGAAGCGTCAAAACAAAAGGGCTCTTCCAACGGTAAGGTATTATTAGCCACGGTAAAAGGCGATGTACACGATATTGGTAAGAATATTGTTGGCGTGGTTTTACAGTGTAATAACTATGAAATCGTTGATATGGGCGTCATGGTGTCTTGTGATGATATTCTCAAGAAAGCAGTAGAAGAAAACTGTGACATTATTGGTTTGTCGGGGCTTATCACGCCATCGCTAGATGAAATGGTTCACGTTGCAAAAGAATGTAAACGTAAAGGTTTTAAACTGCCTATTCTGATTGGTGGTGCGACAACATCGAAAGCCCATACCGCGGTTAAGATTGAGCAAAACTACGATGAGCCGGTGATTTATGTATCTAATGCATCACGTGCGGTAGGTGTCGTATCGGCATTATTGTCGGAAACTAAAAAGCCTGAACTCGTTGCGCGTATGGCTAAAGAATATGAAGTAGCGCGTGAACAGCATGCCCGTAAACGTCCGCGTAGTGCGCCAGTAACATTAGATGTTGCTCGTGCTAACAAAGCGCCGATTGATTGGGTTAACTACACGCCACCAGTACCGAAAACACTGGGTGTGCAAAAATACATTAACTACTCAATTGCTGAATTGCGAAAATACATTGATTGGACGCCCTTCTTCATGACCTGGACGCTGGCGGGTAAATACCCTCGTATCCTGACTGATGAAGTAGTGGGTGAGCAAGCACAAAGTTTGTTTAATGACGCTAATGCAATGCTTGATCGTCTACAAGAATCCAATGAAGTGGGGGTTAACGGTGTGATTGGTTTATTCCCTGCCAATACAGTGAATAGCGATACCATTGAAGTGTATACCGATGAAACCCGTACTCAGGTATTCAAGCGTCTTGAACACCTGCGTCAGCAAACCAAGAAGAAACCTGGGCAGTATAATAATTGCTTAGCGGATTTCGTGGCACCGAAAGAATCGGGTAAATTCGATTACGTTGGTGCATTTGCGGTAACCGGTGGTATCGGTGAAGATGATATGGCGAATTACTTCAAGGGTATTGAAGATGATTACAACGCTATTCTGGTGCAATCTGTGTGTGACCGTTTAGCGGAAGCCATGGCTGAACGTCTGCATGAATTAGTGCGTAAGGAAGAGTGGGGCTTCACGCCAACAGAAGAGTGGAATAACGATGACCTGATCCGAGAGAAATACCAAGGTATTCGTCCGGCACCGGGTTATGCTGCTTGTCCAGAGCATACCGAGAAAGGTACTATTTGGGAATTATTAAACCCAGAAAGTATTGGCATGAAGTTAACCTCTTCTTATGCGATGTGGCCAGGTGCGGCGGTTTCGGGGTGGATATTCTCACACCCTGAATCACGTTACTTTGCGGTAGCATCGATTCAAGAAGACCAAGTGAAAGACTATGCCGAACGTAAAAACATGACGCTTGAAGAAGCCGAACGTTGGTTAGGGCCTAACTTAGGTTATGCGCCTGATTAA
- a CDS encoding DMT family transporter, with protein sequence MSAILYVSMIFIWGFSWISIKWQHGDVPMEVSIFYRFAIAAIVMFGVGKIWGKLQTVRRQDHAYLALQGVCLFCCNFLAFYSATLYIPSGLVAVFMATAPVFNAFHSKLFYQTETNANFWLGAILGLAGISLLFAGDLLQTNWSQDTLYGLMFALIGTWCFSMGNMLSIRNTKNNVQPFTATSYAMVYGCIALLVIILVRGISFKFTLSTQYIGSLLYLAIPASVLGFTCYLILVDRLGASNAAYILVITPIVALSVSAVFEDYHWTIYSTLGLVLVILGNVLTQRKKALFTRTKKSLLQAS encoded by the coding sequence ATGTCAGCCATACTCTACGTTTCAATGATATTTATTTGGGGTTTTTCGTGGATATCAATCAAATGGCAACACGGTGATGTGCCAATGGAAGTTTCTATCTTTTACCGCTTTGCCATTGCCGCAATCGTCATGTTTGGGGTTGGTAAAATATGGGGGAAACTACAAACGGTAAGACGCCAAGACCACGCTTATTTAGCACTCCAAGGTGTGTGTTTATTTTGTTGTAACTTCCTCGCCTTTTACAGCGCGACCTTGTACATCCCCAGTGGCTTAGTCGCGGTATTCATGGCAACAGCACCAGTATTTAATGCCTTTCACAGCAAGCTGTTTTACCAGACCGAAACCAATGCTAATTTTTGGCTAGGGGCCATACTCGGCCTTGCTGGTATTAGCTTATTATTTGCTGGTGATTTATTACAAACCAATTGGTCGCAAGATACCTTATACGGTTTAATGTTTGCTTTAATCGGTACCTGGTGTTTCTCGATGGGTAATATGCTGAGTATCCGTAATACCAAAAATAATGTGCAGCCTTTTACCGCCACCAGCTATGCCATGGTATATGGTTGCATTGCGCTGTTAGTGATTATTCTAGTACGTGGCATCTCGTTTAAATTTACCCTGAGCACGCAATATATAGGCAGCTTATTGTATCTCGCCATTCCAGCATCGGTACTTGGTTTTACTTGTTATTTGATTTTAGTTGATCGACTTGGCGCCAGCAATGCAGCCTACATTTTAGTGATCACCCCGATTGTGGCCTTAAGTGTCTCTGCTGTATTTGAAGATTATCATTGGACGATTTATTCAACGCTCGGGCTGGTATTAGTGATACTTGGTAATGTATTAACCCAACGTAAAAAAGCATTGTTTACCCGTACTAAAAAATCGTTATTACAAGCGAGTTAA
- a CDS encoding helix-turn-helix domain-containing protein, with amino-acid sequence MPLIKPLIDVGLDSSSSLLEPNEISFEQSTSKICLRQTSLTEALSWAHYQNENDRLYYVNDKQHTLSLYMSGGYETHRTDVDSGFGAPGKFCLMPKDSESHWQLGQTQQFMHLYFSDDYLKQLALKVFDIDPRMLQLPELTFTNDTATEALFRHCMATSDWHSGHDHLAMEQVTNTILVSMLQNMGITKLMSPIKGGLSPKVAAQVCDYMQANFHRQVYLSELAELAQLSEYHFCRMFKQSMAQTPQAYLLAIRIEQVKLRVAKSQASMADIALQCGFANQSHMGRYFKRLVGISPRQYRNLSAS; translated from the coding sequence ATGCCGTTAATAAAACCACTCATTGATGTCGGGCTCGATAGCAGTTCGTCGTTACTTGAGCCGAATGAAATAAGCTTTGAGCAATCAACTAGTAAGATCTGTTTACGACAAACGTCATTAACGGAGGCGTTGTCGTGGGCACATTACCAAAATGAAAATGACCGGTTATATTATGTCAATGATAAGCAGCATACACTGAGTTTGTACATGTCCGGGGGTTATGAAACTCACCGTACCGATGTCGATTCGGGTTTTGGCGCGCCTGGTAAATTTTGTCTGATGCCGAAAGACTCAGAGAGCCATTGGCAGCTTGGACAAACTCAGCAGTTCATGCATTTATATTTTAGTGATGACTACCTTAAACAATTGGCGCTAAAGGTATTTGATATTGATCCACGGATGTTACAACTACCGGAGCTAACTTTTACCAACGACACCGCTACTGAAGCGTTATTTCGGCATTGCATGGCAACCAGTGATTGGCACAGTGGGCATGATCACCTGGCTATGGAGCAAGTGACCAATACCATCTTAGTGTCTATGCTGCAGAATATGGGCATCACTAAACTGATGTCGCCAATTAAAGGGGGCTTATCCCCTAAAGTCGCTGCGCAGGTTTGTGATTACATGCAAGCTAATTTTCACCGTCAGGTTTATCTTAGTGAGTTGGCTGAATTAGCACAATTGAGTGAGTATCATTTTTGTCGTATGTTCAAACAGAGTATGGCGCAAACACCACAAGCCTATTTATTGGCTATTCGAATTGAGCAAGTGAAACTACGTGTTGCTAAGAGTCAGGCAAGTATGGCCGATATTGCCTTACAGTGTGGCTTTGCGAACCAAAGCCACATGGGACGTTATTTTAAAAGGCTGGTGGGTATTTCCCCGCGCCAATATCGCAATTTAAGCGCGAGTTAA
- a CDS encoding LysE family translocator, whose protein sequence is MTLDTWLLFVSTIFVVILIPGPLSIYMITNSIAYGIKQTAPAFAGGVLASSLYLIASATGLGALIIASESLFSVLKTLGALYLVYLGFTTWRNASRGGSITLTEEAQKPNNKAMFSKAFLLGASNPKDILFFIAFLPQFLNPQADLFQQLVVIVSTWIVVDLICKLLYGSTSHAIKPVLTSARNKIRFDKTVGGIFVAAGASAALIK, encoded by the coding sequence ATGACGTTAGATACTTGGTTACTTTTTGTTTCGACTATTTTTGTGGTGATCTTAATTCCCGGTCCACTCTCAATTTATATGATCACCAACTCGATTGCTTATGGTATCAAGCAAACAGCCCCCGCCTTTGCCGGTGGTGTACTGGCGTCATCATTATACTTGATAGCCTCAGCAACAGGACTAGGCGCACTGATTATCGCCTCAGAAAGTTTATTCTCGGTGCTCAAAACTCTCGGCGCCCTTTACCTCGTGTATTTAGGGTTCACGACATGGCGTAATGCCAGTCGTGGCGGTAGCATTACGCTCACCGAAGAAGCGCAAAAGCCCAATAACAAAGCTATGTTTAGCAAAGCGTTTTTACTCGGCGCATCAAACCCCAAAGACATTTTGTTTTTCATCGCATTTTTACCACAATTTTTGAATCCACAAGCGGATTTATTTCAGCAATTGGTGGTAATTGTCAGTACTTGGATCGTGGTCGATTTGATTTGTAAGCTACTTTACGGCAGCACTTCGCATGCGATTAAACCGGTATTAACCAGTGCCCGTAACAAGATCCGTTTTGATAAAACCGTTGGTGGTATATTTGTCGCGGCAGGTGCCTCGGCCGCATTAATAAAATAG
- the rsmD gene encoding 16S rRNA (guanine(966)-N(2))-methyltransferase RsmD — MAKSSTKQQNQRPSGHIRIISGQWRGRKLPVKDVIGLRPTTDRIKETVFNWLSPYVRDSHCLDLFAGSGGLIFEALSRYAESGLLFEKDAGAAAQLQQNIDLLKADNAQLVRGDTLKLLTKVPTQTYDMVFIDPPFRQDLLEDCCAKLEEYNWLSADAVIYIEREKELNQVKLPANWTILKEKQAGQVCFELYQRQAVINTTAE; from the coding sequence ATGGCAAAATCTAGCACAAAACAACAAAATCAACGTCCTTCTGGGCATATTCGGATCATCAGTGGTCAATGGCGCGGTCGAAAACTACCGGTTAAAGATGTTATTGGTCTACGCCCGACAACCGACCGAATAAAAGAAACCGTATTCAATTGGTTATCACCTTATGTACGCGACAGTCATTGCCTCGATTTATTTGCTGGTAGTGGCGGCTTAATCTTTGAAGCATTGTCACGCTATGCAGAAAGCGGCCTACTATTTGAAAAAGACGCCGGGGCAGCAGCACAGTTACAACAAAACATTGATTTGTTAAAAGCCGATAACGCGCAGTTAGTACGTGGTGATACCTTAAAATTATTAACGAAAGTACCGACACAAACTTATGATATGGTGTTTATCGACCCGCCTTTCCGTCAAGATCTGCTGGAAGACTGCTGTGCTAAGCTCGAAGAATACAATTGGCTAAGTGCGGATGCAGTGATTTATATTGAACGTGAAAAAGAACTTAACCAAGTTAAATTACCCGCGAATTGGACGATCTTAAAAGAAAAACAAGCAGGACAGGTTTGTTTTGAATTGTATCAGCGTCAAGCAGTCATAAACACGACTGCTGAATAA
- the ftsY gene encoding signal recognition particle-docking protein FtsY, translated as MAKKSMKNWFGLGKKEASNTDEAKVDPALLVSSDDETAEEKAIRRAADLQLIADFEKNSAVSEIDIITPEPVVIAPEVVNADVAADSVDEADKSVVTDSAPVNDEPAAEEPVDKDKFFTRLKRGLSRTKGNIGSGFKNFFRGKHIDDELFEELEEQLLIADLGVATTTRIIDNLTQQASRKELKDAEALYDILKKDMAELLHKVDEPLVIDSNNKPHVILMVGVNGVGKTTTIGKMAKKFQGEGKSVMLAAGDTFRAAAVEQLQVWGERNDIPVVAQHTGADSASVLFDAMQSATAKDVDVLIADTAGRLQNKAHLMEELKKVVRVMRKHDATAPHEIMLTIDAGTGQNALSQAELFKEAVGLTGITITKLDGTAKGGVIFAVADKFEIPIRFIGIGEGIDDLRTFNSEEFIEALFSNEDKK; from the coding sequence ATGGCAAAAAAAAGCATGAAGAATTGGTTTGGTTTAGGTAAAAAAGAAGCAAGTAACACGGATGAAGCTAAAGTTGATCCGGCATTATTAGTATCGAGCGATGATGAAACGGCAGAAGAAAAAGCCATTCGTCGCGCTGCAGATTTACAACTTATCGCTGATTTCGAAAAAAACAGCGCTGTTAGCGAAATAGACATTATCACGCCAGAGCCTGTTGTCATTGCGCCTGAGGTTGTGAACGCTGACGTTGCCGCAGATAGTGTGGACGAAGCTGATAAATCAGTTGTTACAGACTCTGCACCGGTTAACGATGAGCCCGCAGCGGAAGAACCCGTTGACAAAGATAAATTCTTTACCCGTTTGAAACGTGGCTTATCACGTACCAAAGGTAATATCGGTAGTGGCTTTAAAAACTTTTTCCGTGGTAAGCATATCGATGACGAGTTATTTGAAGAACTCGAAGAACAGTTATTAATTGCCGATCTAGGTGTTGCGACAACCACGCGTATTATTGACAATTTAACTCAGCAAGCATCACGTAAAGAATTAAAAGATGCGGAAGCCTTGTATGACATTCTGAAAAAAGACATGGCAGAGTTACTGCACAAGGTGGATGAACCACTGGTTATTGATAGTAATAACAAGCCGCACGTTATTTTAATGGTAGGTGTGAACGGTGTGGGTAAGACGACCACGATCGGTAAGATGGCGAAGAAATTCCAAGGTGAAGGTAAATCAGTGATGTTAGCGGCGGGTGATACGTTCCGTGCTGCAGCCGTCGAGCAATTACAGGTATGGGGCGAGCGTAACGATATCCCAGTGGTTGCACAGCACACTGGTGCTGACAGTGCCTCGGTATTGTTTGATGCAATGCAATCAGCAACAGCCAAAGATGTAGACGTGCTTATCGCTGATACCGCCGGTCGTTTACAAAATAAAGCCCACTTAATGGAAGAGCTGAAGAAAGTTGTTAGGGTGATGCGTAAACATGATGCGACAGCGCCGCATGAAATTATGTTAACGATTGATGCGGGTACCGGTCAAAATGCCTTAAGCCAAGCGGAACTATTTAAAGAAGCAGTAGGTCTGACTGGGATCACCATTACTAAATTAGACGGTACCGCTAAGGGTGGTGTTATTTTTGCTGTTGCCGATAAATTCGAGATCCCAATCCGCTTTATTGGTATTGGTGAAGGTATCGATGATTTACGTACCTTTAATTCAGAAGAGTTTATTGAAGCGCTGTTTAGTAACGAAGATAAAAAATAG
- the ftsE gene encoding cell division ATP-binding protein FtsE — MIRFDNVSKVYPGSLSALQKVNFHLEKGEMAFLTGPSGAGKSTLLKLISMLERPTAGDVFLNDRNVSKISKSDIPFLRRDIGIIFQDHRLLVDRTIFDNVALPLIIKGYTAKQVNNRVLAALDKVGLYNKAKCYPPMLSGGEQQRVGIARAIISRPKLLLADEPTGNLDPQLSMEIIKLFEEFNRSGTTVLIATHDLGLIAKLRYRTLRIKQGEMCNDELQGI; from the coding sequence ATGATTCGGTTTGATAATGTATCTAAAGTTTATCCTGGCAGTCTTAGCGCATTACAGAAAGTTAATTTTCACCTTGAAAAAGGCGAGATGGCTTTTTTAACTGGGCCCTCTGGCGCAGGTAAAAGTACCTTATTAAAATTAATTAGCATGCTTGAACGACCAACGGCAGGCGATGTTTTTCTTAATGATCGTAACGTCAGTAAAATCAGTAAATCGGACATTCCATTTTTACGTCGTGATATCGGTATTATCTTTCAAGATCATCGTTTGTTAGTCGACCGCACTATTTTTGATAATGTTGCGCTGCCGTTGATCATTAAAGGCTATACCGCCAAACAAGTTAACAATAGGGTATTGGCTGCATTAGATAAAGTCGGTTTGTACAATAAAGCCAAGTGTTACCCGCCGATGCTGTCTGGTGGTGAACAACAGCGCGTGGGCATTGCTCGTGCCATTATTTCCCGCCCGAAATTATTACTGGCAGATGAACCAACAGGTAATTTAGATCCACAGTTATCCATGGAGATCATTAAATTATTTGAAGAGTTCAATCGCAGCGGTACCACGGTATTGATTGCGACCCATGATTTGGGTTTGATTGCTAAACTGCGCTATCGTACTTTGCGTATTAAGCAAGGCGAGATGTGTAATGACGAGTTACAAGGGATTTAA